From one Gracilibacillus salinarum genomic stretch:
- a CDS encoding AraC family transcriptional regulator encodes MLKELNLVIDYIEDHLTDELSLEKISEYAGVSDFHFRKIFFYLAGLTLNEYIKNRKMAEANKHLLNGEKVTDIAFKYGYQSVDGFTRAFKKWSGFLPSDVVKKGLIKSYPKLSFVITVKGGTTMECRIEEKPAFYLAGVSKRVPMQFEGVNNDIVKLAESITKEQKVEMHALQNIEPFEVVNASYNADAHFEKEEGDLTHLIGVLTTNSHVSDQLDLVPVEAYTWAIFPNEGPFPSTLQETMAKTYSEWLPASDYEVINAPTFSFTKMDPDKKDYAYSEIWLPVKKHK; translated from the coding sequence TTGTTAAAGGAATTAAACCTGGTGATCGACTACATTGAAGATCATTTAACAGATGAACTGTCTCTGGAAAAGATCTCCGAGTATGCCGGCGTTTCCGACTTTCACTTTCGGAAGATATTTTTTTACCTTGCTGGCTTAACGCTAAATGAATATATCAAGAACCGAAAAATGGCAGAAGCGAACAAGCATTTATTGAATGGTGAGAAAGTGACAGATATTGCATTTAAATATGGGTATCAATCGGTGGATGGCTTTACTCGGGCATTCAAAAAATGGAGTGGATTCCTTCCCTCCGATGTTGTAAAAAAAGGGTTGATAAAATCCTATCCCAAGCTTTCATTCGTCATAACTGTTAAAGGAGGAACGACTATGGAATGTAGAATTGAAGAAAAACCCGCTTTTTATTTAGCAGGTGTCAGTAAACGTGTTCCCATGCAATTTGAAGGGGTGAATAACGACATTGTCAAACTTGCCGAAAGCATTACAAAGGAACAAAAAGTGGAAATGCACGCGTTGCAAAATATAGAACCCTTTGAGGTGGTGAATGCGTCCTACAATGCGGACGCTCATTTTGAAAAGGAAGAAGGCGATTTAACTCACTTGATTGGTGTATTAACCACGAACAGTCATGTAAGTGATCAGCTCGATCTTGTTCCAGTCGAAGCGTATACCTGGGCAATCTTTCCGAATGAAGGGCCGTTTCCATCGACTTTACAAGAAACAATGGCAAAAACCTATTCAGAATGGCTGCCTGCTTCCGATTATGAAGTCATCAATGCTCCTACCTTTTCTTTTACCAAGATGGATCCAGATAAAAAAGACTATGCTTACAGCGAAATTTGGCTCCCTGTTAAGAAGCATAAATAA
- a CDS encoding alpha/beta hydrolase, whose amino-acid sequence MTYNQQKEWCEIMEKLPETYHFAGDYHPVEEWWDWKGHQVHLDCFRNEAAPAKVILLHGVGTNGRQMSMILGGPLSKDGLETIAIDMPTYGVTKVKNSEVVTYDDWVNLACDYIEYESKRDDRPIVLYGLSAGGMEAYHIASKTKNVKGIIGMTFLDQRIQQVRDETTRNLFMSRVGIPMATVACKIGLDRFNMKMSIAAKMSALCNDKDVMEIFNRDTTSAANKASMKFLDSYSNYIPAMEPEDFDVCPVLLTQPAEDRWTPLHLSKLVLDRMKKVDVEIVHLENGSHYPVEQPALDQMHDAVLAFIKKVIKQ is encoded by the coding sequence TTGACATATAATCAGCAAAAAGAATGGTGCGAAATCATGGAGAAACTACCTGAAACGTATCATTTCGCAGGAGATTATCATCCAGTTGAAGAGTGGTGGGACTGGAAAGGGCATCAAGTCCACCTCGATTGTTTCCGTAACGAAGCAGCGCCGGCTAAAGTGATTCTGCTTCATGGTGTCGGAACGAATGGCAGACAGATGTCTATGATTCTCGGGGGCCCTCTATCAAAGGATGGCTTGGAGACTATTGCAATTGACATGCCAACTTACGGGGTAACCAAGGTAAAGAATAGCGAAGTGGTAACGTATGATGACTGGGTTAATCTGGCTTGTGATTATATCGAGTATGAGTCAAAGCGCGATGATAGACCAATTGTCCTTTACGGATTAAGCGCAGGGGGAATGGAAGCCTATCATATAGCAAGCAAAACCAAGAATGTAAAAGGTATTATCGGGATGACATTTTTGGATCAACGAATTCAGCAGGTGCGGGATGAAACAACAAGAAATCTTTTTATGAGCCGTGTGGGGATTCCAATGGCAACTGTTGCTTGTAAAATAGGACTTGATCGCTTTAATATGAAAATGAGTATTGCCGCCAAAATGAGTGCCTTATGCAATGATAAAGATGTCATGGAAATATTCAATCGTGACACGACATCTGCTGCCAATAAGGCAAGTATGAAATTTTTAGATAGTTATTCTAATTACATTCCAGCGATGGAGCCAGAAGATTTTGATGTATGTCCAGTGCTTTTGACACAGCCGGCTGAAGATCGATGGACACCGTTACATTTGAGTAAATTAGTATTAGACAGAATGAAAAAAGTCGATGTAGAGATCGTTCATTTAGAGAATGGAAGTCATTATCCTGTTGAACAGCCAGCGTTAGATCAAATGCATGATGCTGTACTGGCGTTTATTAAGAAGGTTATTAAACAGTAA
- a CDS encoding heavy-metal-associated domain-containing protein translates to MNTRKLSIPNLKKEDEAKISEALHDVWGVQSVDINVHTQEAIVSYNENAGALHDFQQAIKDVGYDAHVPKGD, encoded by the coding sequence ATGAATACCCGTAAACTGTCGATTCCAAATCTAAAAAAAGAAGACGAAGCAAAAATATCCGAAGCATTGCATGATGTATGGGGAGTGCAAAGTGTAGACATTAACGTACACACCCAGGAAGCAATTGTTTCTTACAATGAGAATGCCGGTGCATTACACGACTTCCAGCAAGCCATCAAAGACGTTGGATATGATGCCCATGTACCAAAAGGCGACTGA
- the fdhF gene encoding formate dehydrogenase subunit alpha, whose amino-acid sequence MQETSFTLKVNDNDIQAKQGQTILEAALASDVYIPGICSTQPDLGIGVIQTCDTCYVEVDGELKRACSTPAKPDMVVNSVSDVAREAQLEGMSRILENHELYCTVCDNNNGNCVVHNTAEYLEIEHQKYEFTAKPYPPDNSHPFYRYEPDQCILCGLCVEACQDLQVSEVLSIDWEREEPRVIWDNDVPIDESSCVSCGHCVTVCPCNALMEKSMIGEAGFLTGMAKNMLEPLIDVTKEVEPGYKEIFAISNVEATMREDRIEKTKTVCTYCGVGCSFEVWTKGRDILRVQPQKDAPVNGISTCVKGKFGWDFVNSEDRLTKPLIRKGDKFYEATWEEALNLMAEKFMDIKEREGADSLGFIASSKCSNEENYLFQKLARSVFQTNNIDNCSRYCQTPASAGLMRTVGIGGDSGTMEDIATAELIMVVGANPAESHPVLSTRIRRAHKLHGQKLLVSDLRKHDLAERADLFIHPNPGTDLVWLSAVTKYILDQGWEDERFLQDRVNQVEEYKQSLEKFTLDYAEEVSGLSKDTLIQVAEMIHESNGTCILWAMGVTQHIGGTDTSTAISNLLLVTGNFGKLGAGAFPLRGHNNVQGASDFGTMPNWLPGYQPVENDEIRSRYEKAWNTTIPKKPGLNNHQIVEAITDGQVKGMYLFGEEMGLVDSNINYVHEAFEKLEFFVVQDIFFSKTAQFADVVLPAAPSLEKEGTFTNTERRIQRFYKALEPLGDSKPDWEIFRDFANKLGANWQYDHPSEIMDEVAKLAPFFAGVNYDRLEGWNSQVWPVKANGEDAPLLYKEKFNFLDGKARLFPVDWTPPMAYDDEFDLHLNNGRLLEQFHEGNMTDRSEGIHHIAPGPWLEVSEQLAEERNLETGSLVRLLSPYGKVKIRVLVTDRVTGKELYLPMNTVDNEKAVNKLTSSYYDKDTHTPNYKEAKVKMEPLEQKGESPLPRHNFRFGNPQPHIGVEVEKKWKRPNFTPVPETLKNEGVYHGPSDQTN is encoded by the coding sequence ATGCAAGAGACAAGCTTTACCCTCAAGGTGAATGACAATGATATTCAGGCAAAGCAAGGCCAGACCATTTTAGAAGCTGCTTTAGCAAGTGACGTCTACATTCCAGGAATTTGTTCCACACAGCCTGATCTGGGAATTGGCGTTATCCAAACCTGTGACACCTGTTATGTCGAGGTGGACGGGGAATTGAAGCGGGCTTGTTCGACGCCTGCGAAACCTGATATGGTCGTCAATTCCGTTTCTGATGTGGCCAGAGAGGCGCAATTGGAAGGGATGTCGCGGATTCTGGAAAACCATGAGCTCTATTGTACGGTGTGTGACAATAACAACGGGAACTGTGTCGTACATAACACGGCAGAATATTTAGAGATTGAGCATCAGAAATACGAATTTACAGCTAAACCGTACCCGCCGGACAACTCTCACCCCTTTTACCGCTATGAGCCTGATCAATGTATCCTCTGTGGACTGTGTGTCGAAGCCTGTCAGGACCTGCAAGTTAGTGAGGTGCTGAGTATTGACTGGGAGCGGGAGGAACCAAGAGTTATTTGGGATAACGATGTCCCAATCGATGAATCATCCTGTGTGTCCTGCGGGCATTGTGTAACCGTGTGCCCATGTAATGCCCTGATGGAAAAATCAATGATTGGGGAGGCTGGATTCCTGACAGGCATGGCAAAAAACATGCTCGAACCATTGATAGATGTCACCAAAGAGGTGGAGCCTGGCTATAAGGAGATATTTGCCATTTCCAATGTAGAAGCGACGATGCGTGAAGATCGAATTGAAAAAACTAAAACCGTCTGTACCTATTGCGGGGTTGGATGCAGCTTTGAAGTTTGGACGAAAGGGAGAGATATTTTGCGTGTCCAACCACAAAAAGATGCACCTGTTAATGGAATTTCCACCTGTGTCAAAGGGAAATTCGGCTGGGATTTTGTTAATAGTGAGGACCGATTGACGAAGCCACTGATACGAAAAGGAGACAAATTCTATGAAGCGACATGGGAGGAAGCTCTTAACCTGATGGCGGAAAAATTCATGGACATTAAAGAAAGAGAGGGAGCAGATTCCCTTGGTTTTATCGCCTCCTCTAAGTGTTCAAATGAAGAGAATTATTTATTTCAAAAGCTTGCCCGTTCAGTATTCCAGACGAATAACATTGACAACTGTTCAAGGTACTGCCAAACACCGGCATCAGCTGGTTTAATGCGAACGGTTGGAATTGGCGGGGATTCCGGCACCATGGAGGATATTGCGACTGCGGAACTGATCATGGTAGTAGGGGCTAATCCTGCCGAATCACACCCGGTCCTGTCCACCAGAATTAGACGCGCACACAAGCTTCATGGCCAAAAGTTACTTGTATCCGATCTGCGCAAACATGACCTGGCAGAGCGTGCTGATTTATTTATTCACCCTAACCCTGGTACCGATCTCGTTTGGTTATCCGCTGTAACCAAATATATTTTGGACCAAGGCTGGGAGGATGAGAGATTTCTCCAGGATCGTGTGAATCAAGTAGAAGAATACAAGCAATCATTGGAGAAGTTCACATTAGACTACGCAGAAGAAGTATCCGGATTATCCAAAGATACACTGATCCAAGTGGCAGAAATGATCCACGAATCTAATGGGACATGTATTCTTTGGGCGATGGGTGTCACCCAGCACATAGGTGGAACAGACACCAGTACGGCGATCAGTAACCTGCTGTTAGTAACAGGTAATTTCGGAAAACTAGGTGCCGGTGCCTTTCCGCTTCGTGGCCATAACAATGTCCAAGGAGCAAGTGATTTCGGAACAATGCCTAACTGGCTGCCAGGGTATCAACCGGTTGAGAATGATGAAATTCGTTCAAGATATGAAAAAGCCTGGAATACGACGATTCCGAAAAAACCGGGATTAAACAATCACCAAATCGTCGAAGCCATTACCGATGGACAAGTAAAAGGAATGTATCTTTTCGGCGAAGAGATGGGACTTGTTGACTCTAATATCAACTATGTCCACGAAGCCTTTGAAAAGCTTGAATTCTTCGTGGTCCAGGACATCTTCTTTTCCAAGACAGCACAATTTGCAGATGTTGTCTTACCAGCAGCACCAAGTTTAGAGAAAGAAGGTACATTTACCAATACAGAACGAAGAATCCAACGTTTTTACAAAGCATTGGAGCCACTTGGGGATAGCAAACCTGATTGGGAGATATTCCGTGACTTTGCGAATAAGCTGGGTGCTAACTGGCAGTATGATCATCCATCAGAAATTATGGATGAAGTGGCAAAACTTGCTCCGTTCTTTGCTGGTGTCAATTATGACCGATTAGAAGGTTGGAACAGTCAAGTCTGGCCAGTAAAAGCAAACGGTGAAGATGCACCACTTTTATACAAAGAAAAATTTAATTTTTTAGACGGAAAAGCCAGACTATTCCCTGTTGACTGGACTCCACCAATGGCCTATGATGACGAATTTGACCTGCATTTAAACAATGGACGACTGCTCGAACAATTCCATGAAGGCAATATGACGGATCGCTCGGAGGGAATCCACCACATCGCTCCAGGTCCATGGTTAGAGGTTTCCGAACAATTAGCAGAGGAACGCAACCTCGAGACTGGTTCACTTGTTCGTTTACTGTCTCCTTATGGCAAAGTGAAAATTCGTGTGCTTGTCACAGACAGAGTGACAGGAAAAGAATTATACCTGCCAATGAATACGGTCGATAATGAGAAGGCAGTAAATAAATTAACAAGCAGTTATTATGACAAAGATACGCATACACCAAACTATAAAGAGGCAAAAGTAAAAATGGAGCCGTTGGAACAAAAAGGGGAGTCACCGTTACCACGCCACAATTTCCGATTCGGCAACCCACAGCCACATATTGGGGTTGAAGTGGAGAAAAAATGGAAACGTCCTAATTTCACTCCGGTTCCGGAAACATTAAAAAACGAGGGGGTTTACCATGGGCCGAGCGATCAAACAAATTGA
- a CDS encoding formate/nitrite transporter family protein, with product MAFHAPRKTAQIAMENGEKKVHLPLTTTIILGFLAGAFISFGFLLDIRVTGNLPEEIWGSMSALIGGAVFPVGLVFVLIAGGELLTGNMMAVATARFAGKIKTIHIVKNWSIVTVSNFIGSIFVAYFFGHYLGLTETGAYLERTVAIAEHKVDASFSEAFVSGIGANWLVCLAVWLCYSADDVAGKILGIWFPIMAFVAIGFQHVVANMFVIPAAIFAGYFSWWEYVVNFVAVFLGNAVGGAIFVGLFYWMAYLREKV from the coding sequence ATGGCATTCCATGCACCGAGAAAAACAGCACAAATAGCGATGGAAAATGGAGAAAAAAAGGTACACCTGCCCCTTACGACTACGATTATCTTAGGTTTTTTAGCAGGCGCTTTTATTTCATTTGGTTTTTTGCTCGACATAAGAGTAACAGGAAATCTACCTGAAGAAATCTGGGGATCGATGTCTGCCTTGATTGGTGGAGCTGTGTTCCCAGTCGGACTCGTCTTTGTCTTAATTGCCGGGGGCGAACTGCTGACAGGAAACATGATGGCCGTAGCAACCGCCAGATTTGCTGGCAAAATTAAGACCATTCATATCGTGAAAAACTGGTCGATCGTTACGGTCAGTAATTTTATCGGTTCGATCTTTGTTGCCTATTTTTTTGGACATTATTTAGGATTAACGGAAACAGGAGCGTACTTAGAAAGGACCGTTGCCATTGCAGAACATAAAGTGGATGCTTCGTTTTCAGAAGCCTTTGTCTCTGGCATCGGAGCAAACTGGCTCGTATGTTTAGCCGTTTGGCTCTGCTACAGTGCCGATGATGTTGCAGGCAAAATTCTGGGCATCTGGTTTCCGATTATGGCGTTTGTAGCCATTGGCTTTCAGCACGTTGTAGCAAACATGTTTGTGATCCCAGCCGCTATCTTTGCCGGTTACTTTAGCTGGTGGGAATACGTTGTGAATTTTGTTGCCGTATTCCTTGGAAACGCTGTTGGGGGAGCCATCTTTGTCGGTCTCTTCTACTGGATGGCCTATTTGCGGGAAAAAGTATAG
- a CDS encoding lysine biosynthesis protein LysW gives MKNANCLVCQSAIEIENDVFVGEIVECSDCGEEHEVMEANGLLTLELAPEIEESWGE, from the coding sequence ATGAAGAATGCTAATTGTCTGGTATGTCAGTCTGCTATTGAGATCGAAAATGATGTGTTTGTGGGGGAAATTGTTGAATGCTCTGATTGTGGAGAAGAGCATGAAGTGATGGAAGCGAACGGATTGTTAACACTTGAGCTAGCGCCTGAAATTGAAGAATCATGGGGTGAATAA
- a CDS encoding DUF1641 domain-containing protein: MGRAIKQIERIERSAEEIKADDLSAILTKVADNREAIEECLIIVEELHKAEVLPALKSFLKTRQEVGVLAVEQLNQPGMHNIIKNGMAMLQLLAAIDTAKLDQLTGGLNQGIEKAAKSTEHNEDIGLFGLMKATNDPNVKRSLNMMIQFLHGMGEGLAESQDVKQ, from the coding sequence ATGGGCCGAGCGATCAAACAAATTGAGCGAATCGAACGTAGTGCCGAAGAAATAAAGGCGGATGATCTGTCCGCCATTTTGACCAAGGTTGCGGACAATCGAGAAGCCATTGAAGAATGTTTAATCATTGTTGAGGAGCTTCACAAAGCGGAGGTACTGCCAGCGCTTAAGTCCTTTTTAAAAACAAGGCAAGAAGTAGGTGTCCTCGCTGTCGAACAACTTAATCAACCAGGCATGCATAACATTATCAAAAATGGTATGGCCATGCTGCAGCTGCTCGCAGCAATCGACACCGCCAAGTTAGATCAGCTGACTGGAGGATTAAACCAAGGAATTGAAAAAGCAGCGAAAAGTACAGAACACAACGAAGACATCGGTCTGTTCGGGTTAATGAAGGCGACGAATGACCCCAATGTCAAAAGGTCACTAAACATGATGATTCAATTTTTGCATGGCATGGGTGAAGGATTAGCAGAAAGTCAGGATGTGAAGCAATGA
- a CDS encoding LysR family transcriptional regulator, which translates to MDMKQLSTFQVASETLNFTKSAEILNYAQSSVTSHIKSLETELGVNLFERLGNKLVLTPFGERFRVYSDAIITQYQSAMEEINYDKNMTSTIVVGATESQCTYKMPDVLKELKLLFPNVKVIIKPVHKLSDIQSELQSGEMDFAFIFGDDIEERNNMQVSKLSKGHLVLVASPTNKATYIENPKLEDLIEETLILTEKGCSYRNLLEGMLDTSQIKFNSTFEITNIETLKNCVKSDLGIALLPYEVVKREVDNNELKIIPLSQVKHHEISHFLSWHKDKKLTPLLNTFISLSQNVF; encoded by the coding sequence ATGGATATGAAGCAATTATCGACATTTCAGGTTGCCAGTGAAACGTTAAATTTCACCAAAAGTGCTGAAATTTTAAATTATGCGCAATCAAGTGTAACGTCCCATATCAAAAGCTTAGAAACAGAACTCGGTGTTAACCTATTTGAGCGCCTGGGAAACAAATTAGTGTTAACCCCATTTGGAGAGAGATTCAGAGTGTATTCGGATGCAATCATTACCCAGTACCAGTCAGCAATGGAAGAAATTAATTACGATAAGAACATGACAAGTACTATCGTTGTAGGAGCAACGGAAAGTCAATGTACGTATAAAATGCCTGACGTTCTAAAAGAACTAAAATTGTTATTTCCAAATGTGAAGGTAATCATCAAACCAGTTCATAAATTATCGGATATTCAGTCTGAATTACAATCTGGAGAAATGGATTTTGCTTTTATATTCGGAGACGATATTGAGGAAAGAAATAACATGCAGGTTTCCAAACTATCCAAGGGGCACTTAGTTTTAGTAGCTTCTCCCACCAATAAAGCCACGTACATTGAAAACCCTAAACTGGAAGACTTAATTGAAGAGACGCTCATTTTAACAGAAAAAGGATGTTCATACAGAAATTTATTAGAAGGTATGCTTGACACCTCCCAAATTAAATTTAACTCCACTTTCGAAATCACGAATATAGAAACCTTAAAAAATTGTGTGAAGTCAGACCTAGGCATTGCTTTACTACCTTATGAAGTAGTGAAAAGAGAAGTGGATAACAACGAATTAAAGATTATTCCATTATCACAAGTGAAACATCATGAGATTTCCCACTTTCTTTCATGGCATAAAGATAAAAAACTTACACCTCTTTTAAATACCTTTATTTCACTTAGCCAGAACGTTTTTTGA
- a CDS encoding dihydropteridine reductase, producing the protein MQIYWTKINKIIDETPEVKTYMLDCPKDFTWEEGSHTHFAMEGFNAGEKPNRSLVRHMSISTLPHEDSIGITTRIKEQCSEFKTILRNLEVGSDVALFKTHSNVPLKREDKNVYLLSSGVGLATFRPLVLDYLDRADNVNQIHSLNIDSSKDFLFTDVFASAPDKKFTSQFVDNRKDYYKEVENLAADKDGLFYVVGSDEFLVQNIAVLREQGVKPEQIMLDKHPHMMPEFLSVDVVK; encoded by the coding sequence ATGCAAATTTACTGGACAAAGATAAATAAGATTATTGATGAAACGCCTGAGGTTAAAACATACATGCTCGACTGTCCGAAAGACTTTACATGGGAAGAAGGCTCCCACACGCACTTCGCAATGGAAGGCTTCAATGCCGGAGAAAAGCCAAACCGCAGCCTGGTTCGCCACATGTCGATCTCCACTTTGCCACATGAAGATTCTATCGGTATCACAACGCGTATTAAAGAGCAGTGCTCGGAGTTCAAAACGATTTTACGCAACCTGGAGGTCGGCAGTGACGTTGCATTATTTAAAACCCATTCGAATGTACCATTGAAACGAGAAGACAAAAATGTTTATCTGCTGTCATCCGGCGTCGGCCTGGCAACATTCAGACCACTTGTGCTGGATTATCTCGATCGTGCCGATAACGTCAATCAAATTCATTCCTTGAACATCGATTCCTCAAAGGATTTCTTATTCACGGATGTCTTTGCATCAGCACCTGATAAAAAGTTCACTTCGCAGTTTGTCGATAATCGTAAAGACTACTATAAAGAAGTAGAAAATCTTGCGGCAGACAAGGACGGCCTTTTTTACGTTGTTGGCAGTGACGAGTTCCTCGTTCAAAATATCGCCGTACTGCGCGAGCAAGGGGTGAAGCCGGAACAGATTATGCTCGACAAGCATCCACATATGATGCCTGAGTTTTTATCTGTTGATGTGGTAAAGTAA
- a CDS encoding CPBP family intramembrane glutamic endopeptidase, whose amino-acid sequence MDSSKFRFSRLLCYFVLVSLFLFVSGNLGQYLIENQGANRQIAMLLQGVIFTGATLFVLFILNKRNPGIIRNIGLKGSNSSAKRIVGISLPFILLVSGVLTAYVAGGIENVSLHVTPSVIIAILINTLTAFMYEAFPEEIFIRGLIVDELQKKYRFIISLFLQPFIFICVPITVMSLESIFFSKPFALTIDYFILLFAFGIALQLYRKYTGTLWMSIIFHIVYLEVARYISMGGVYDPDVAILTFDEMFAGFMSLYLSFLFIVVLSIVVLSVLLIIDKRKN is encoded by the coding sequence ATGGATTCGTCGAAATTCAGGTTTAGTCGGCTGCTTTGCTACTTTGTACTCGTATCATTATTTCTGTTTGTATCAGGCAATCTTGGACAATATTTGATAGAAAATCAAGGTGCGAATCGACAAATAGCGATGCTGTTACAAGGAGTAATCTTTACTGGTGCAACGCTTTTTGTACTTTTTATTCTTAATAAAAGAAATCCGGGAATTATTAGAAATATTGGACTGAAGGGGTCAAACTCATCAGCTAAACGAATCGTCGGCATATCGTTACCTTTTATTTTACTTGTATCAGGTGTCTTAACAGCTTATGTAGCTGGTGGAATTGAAAATGTCAGCTTACATGTAACTCCAAGTGTGATAATAGCCATTTTAATCAACACATTGACAGCTTTTATGTATGAAGCTTTTCCAGAAGAAATCTTTATCCGTGGACTTATAGTTGATGAGCTGCAAAAGAAATATCGCTTTATTATTTCGCTGTTTCTGCAGCCATTCATCTTTATTTGTGTGCCCATTACGGTAATGTCATTGGAGTCAATATTCTTTAGTAAGCCATTTGCGTTAACTATCGATTACTTTATATTGCTTTTCGCCTTTGGGATAGCTCTGCAGCTTTATAGAAAATATACAGGGACATTGTGGATGAGCATTATCTTCCATATTGTTTATCTTGAAGTAGCTAGATATATTTCCATGGGCGGTGTGTATGATCCGGATGTGGCAATTTTAACATTTGATGAGATGTTTGCAGGGTTTATGTCGCTATACTTGTCATTTCTGTTCATTGTAGTCTTGAGTATTGTGGTGTTGTCTGTTTTATTAATAATTGATAAAAGAAAAAATTAA
- a CDS encoding DUF6933 domain-containing protein produces the protein MLIHSTKALQKYLKVNPETKEEQGESSSAWHAHFKKLNRKNTIILMHDSSLYTVVLYGVRRKI, from the coding sequence ATGTTAATCCATTCCACAAAAGCTTTGCAGAAATATTTAAAAGTAAATCCTGAGACAAAAGAGGAACAAGGCGAATCATCATCAGCATGGCATGCACACTTTAAAAAACTGAATCGCAAAAACACCATCATTCTTATGCATGACAGCAGTCTGTATACGGTCGTGTTGTATGGGGTGAGGCGAAAGATTTGA
- a CDS encoding plasmid pRiA4b ORF-3 family protein codes for MKHVEQFLKQAIVDTLIADGFNEQVVRDELLADEISFTSTMDRKTVGSLNQTIQEIEIFMDKANDNSVIQLGVSNKANRMLKKSPQTRDYIWPIEEMQSLLEDKIGPGAFQQAAIQIKVSLRLETEQPVWRRLIVPLNCTFFDLHHILQKAFNWEDSHLHEFHLYQQETSLLDNYYLPKADYLLVSNEEAFDYQQDGQRMECVDQVVLGEVLGQFKSIAYNYDLGDDWQHIIEVEKRIEAFDSRYPVCLDGEGAAPPEDVGGMPGYSEFLEIITSDDHPDKVRMLSWAESAGYRPFEQLHQAGRIRQANPL; via the coding sequence TTGAAGCATGTCGAGCAGTTCTTAAAGCAAGCGATCGTCGACACATTAATTGCGGATGGTTTTAATGAACAAGTCGTACGAGACGAGCTATTAGCTGATGAAATATCCTTTACTTCGACCATGGATCGTAAAACAGTCGGTAGTTTAAATCAGACAATACAAGAGATTGAGATTTTTATGGATAAGGCTAACGACAATTCCGTTATTCAATTAGGAGTAAGTAATAAAGCAAATCGTATGCTTAAAAAGTCACCACAGACAAGAGACTATATATGGCCAATAGAAGAAATGCAGTCTCTTTTGGAGGATAAGATTGGTCCAGGAGCTTTTCAACAAGCAGCCATTCAAATAAAAGTAAGCTTAAGACTGGAGACAGAGCAACCAGTATGGCGTCGACTGATTGTACCGTTGAATTGTACGTTTTTTGATCTGCACCACATTTTGCAAAAAGCCTTTAATTGGGAGGATTCGCATCTTCATGAGTTTCACCTTTATCAGCAAGAAACATCTCTATTAGATAATTATTATTTACCAAAGGCTGATTACCTGCTCGTATCCAATGAGGAAGCTTTTGATTATCAACAAGATGGACAACGTATGGAATGTGTCGATCAGGTTGTATTAGGAGAAGTCTTGGGACAATTTAAGAGCATTGCTTATAATTATGACTTAGGAGATGACTGGCAGCATATCATCGAAGTCGAAAAGCGGATTGAAGCGTTTGATTCTCGTTACCCAGTCTGTTTGGATGGTGAAGGAGCAGCACCTCCAGAAGATGTAGGTGGAATGCCTGGCTATAGTGAGTTTTTAGAAATAATCACGTCTGATGATCATCCGGACAAGGTAAGGATGTTAAGCTGGGCAGAATCTGCGGGGTATCGACCTTTTGAACAGCTTCATCAAGCTGGTAGAATTCGACAGGCTAATCCATTATGA
- a CDS encoding ArsR/SmtB family transcription factor — protein sequence MSQRTMELLRECTPVFNILRDTNRQEILMLLFDEGAMSVNQIAERLTLSRPAISHHLKHLLDAKVVTVEKSATIRYYNLSLDNSIMLLRELIQSLEVDQHNQEKS from the coding sequence ATGAGTCAACGCACGATGGAGCTTTTAAGAGAATGTACTCCGGTTTTCAATATTTTACGAGATACGAATAGGCAAGAGATTTTGATGCTGCTTTTTGATGAAGGGGCGATGTCGGTCAATCAGATTGCGGAGCGTTTAACACTTTCGAGGCCTGCTATCTCTCATCATTTAAAACATTTACTTGATGCAAAAGTAGTGACGGTAGAAAAGAGTGCTACGATAAGATATTATAATCTATCACTCGACAATTCGATTATGTTGTTACGGGAGCTTATCCAATCATTAGAGGTTGATCAGCATAATCAGGAAAAATCTTAA
- a CDS encoding DUF6440 family protein, translating into MFSWDRYSGGLTPILDQDGSVLV; encoded by the coding sequence TTGTTTAGTTGGGATCGTTATTCAGGCGGGCTAACTCCTATATTAGATCAGGATGGATCTGTTCTTGTTTAA